In the Archocentrus centrarchus isolate MPI-CPG fArcCen1 chromosome 11, fArcCen1, whole genome shotgun sequence genome, TTTCACTCACTTAGCTTGAGCAACATGATAATGGTCTTTACAGTCTGAACAGCAGTGAGTATGAACAAATGAGAGCACAACCACAACAAACATTCAGTCCAACAGGAACAGTAATCTCATCAAATGTACAAATAATGCAGCATTAAATATATTTCAATAAGCATCAGTACAGGTCTGGTGCTCATCTTTTGGGCCAAGGAGTTAAGtaagtacattttatttagccgtacattttcttctacttttcCAGttcagggggctggagcctatcagaGCTGCCATAGAGTGAGctgcggggtacaccctgggcaggtcaccagtctgtcatagggctaatccatccatccatccattttatttatataacatatTTAAAACCAAAGGGATTTACATGAAATAAAAGGAAGGTGATGTTTGTTTGTCCTGTACTCTTGTCCTCCTTCAGCTGTGCATATTTGGTAAAATCGGTCCGGTTCAACTTGTCTGATGACTACTGCTGGTTTCCAGTGGTTCATGCTCTTGGAGACAAATGCTGTTGATGTTGGTGGTAACCTCTCCTAGTGTGAACATCTCTGTGACTGGCAACTTTTGGCTCAAGTTGCTGGTGAGTGTTTAGTATGACTGAGTGCAAACTGATGAACAGCTGAGCTGGTGATCTAAAGCTGGCAACAGGAGACTCGGGCAGGGTTCCCTCTGATTGGCTCTGGCCTTTTCTATCAGTGATTTGGCACTCTGCACAGATTTCTCTCTCTGGGGATGATGTGAAGTGGTGGTTATGTGAGtaaaagctgcatttcagctgTGACACTGGCATGGGTAAATGGTCTAGTTCTTATGTAGCGGTTTTCTACTTttcttgagcactcaaaggacTTTATACAACGAGTGCAGTACACTTTGGAAAACAggctggaatcaaaccaccaaccgaGTTTTCTTTTGGTTCATCTCATTTCCTCTCTGTACCCAGCTATATTTTGATTTTGTCTGCTTTCTTTAATTCCCTCATTTCTGTCTTTCAATATTCTCTTGTCCTTAATTTTTAACAGTGTCTCTTTCAATGACTGACccctgacctttaacagtaactcagtgaaacatctctgctgcgGCCATCAtttatcagtgaagctgatcttagatcagatgaGAAACAGTTAAACTGGGAACAGGCTGTACATGCAGAGCCACACAACACTGAATGATtttcagagaaaataaattagTTCTCATTCTCTCATCAAAAGATCTAAttgttgctttgttttccttttttcttttctttttaactttttagTATGGAAAGAAATTGTACCAAACTTTAGGTCAAATTATCTCAGGATATTAAGATCTCAAGGGGTTAAGAAAAGATATCACAATACAAACCACCACACAGTGTGAAGGTAACTGACTCTCAGTCCAGTCTCAAACATGAACTGTTTCAATTGGCCAAAAGCTTAAATGTCCTTTACTGGGGCCAGATGCAGAGGTGGTTGTTGTAGAAGCCGCTGTTTACCAGCTCAAAGGTTAAATTTAGGCTATCTTCACACCTGCTGAACAGACGGTGACATTTTCTTAATGAAACTCACTGATCCTCCAAAAACTCAGCAACCTTAGGAAACACTTCAAGAGTAGTGAAACACAGGAAAGAAAACTACCACCACTACATTCTCACTCCTACAGCTTTATCTCCTGTATGTATGTACAGGTGATAAAGCTGTAGGAACCAGACCCATCTCAACAAAGTCTGGTAGCTCTGATCTTTGCTCAGCTTTACTTtaattttgctgtatttttaaagattttttttgacaaatacTGATGGATACTTCTGTGGGGAGAAGAGTTTACTCATGAGAGGAgttttttcattgaaatggtGCAAACCTGGAAGGTATCACCCTATTCCAGCTTAGATAAAGAGGTGGTTGCCGTGCTGGTTCAAAGGTGAAGGCTTGCAAGTGCCAGCAGTCATCATGAGAAATGTCAACTCTGCCCATCAAAAGTGATGAGCTGGAGATATTGGTGAAGACTCAGGAAGTATACTGTGAATGCAGTCTCATGTGTTTTGCTGAAACATGGTTGAATCAAAACATCTTAGACTCTAATGTGGATCTACCTGGTTTCACCCTCATACAGTCAGGCAGAGATGCCTGACCAATATTTCTTGCATCAACTTGCAACTAAAATGGGACGCCTACCTGAGGAGCAACATGAACAGGGGATAAACTGAGCTGGTGTTTCACTATCTCAATAGCTGCCTGTTACCATGCTGCCCACACATACTTTAACTTGGGTAAGTATGTCAAAGGTGCTATTACTGAAGAAAGGTTTGGGACAGAAGCATCTATAATAACCAGCTGGACCAAGAAACCTCGTAAGCTCTGCTTCAGTAGCCTGAGCTGGATAAGCCTGAACGGTGGGAACCTTGGTTTCAACCAGCTGCATCTGTCCTTGCCCCACCACTTTACTCAAGCATGTGACAGTGGCTCTATCAAACTCACATCCTCCAATAAAGGAATGTTTCATCATAAAAAGACAAGCTCAAGTCTTTTTTGCCAACCAGATGAAAATTGTGCTCTGAAGTAGTTTCAGTCTGTTGAttgcttttaaatgcatttcACTGAAAAGACGCACCACTTTAAAACCCAGTAAATATGAATtcatttgtcatttaaaaaagtCATAATCCTACTCTTTGATTTTGACACACACCCGATGGCGACGTTGAGCATAGTCAGATGGTGCGTGGGAATTGAGGGGACCCAAATTTTCAGTGATAATCTTCCAGACACTGTCCCAGCTCATTTGCGATCAGTTGTACAGTCAACCGTCGCTCCCCACGCTCAGTATTGGACTCGGTCCTGCTTGTTGAAGGCCTTCCCCCCTTGGGGTTGTCTTTCACATCCTCGCGTGCCTCTTTGAACCTCTTGTACCTATCAACAACATGTAAGCGTGACAGTCTCATCTCCATACACTTGCTGCTGTATTCCTAATGTACTCTGCAGTATTCTGACAGATTTTCTGAACCAAACCAGAAATTTCAGGTTGGTTTGTTACTGTGAGGTTGGTTCGTTGCTATAATGATGTTGATCCACTGACGCCTCATCAGGAATGGTCTCAGAGGAAGGGTGGCAGTCAAGAAGATGTTCTTAAGGTagggaaacaaagagaaagGACTGAGTTctgccagattacacaagaactggactgaaaatcagtggcagcaagTCTTCTggtgtgatgaatccaaattagaAATTTTTAGTTCACATCAttgtcaatatgtacagagcAGGTAGGAGAGAGGTAAAACTGAGtttctacagccatctgtaaggCACAGTGGAGTCTctctcatggtttggggctgcactTCAGCCAGTGGTTTCAGGTATCTTGTggaaactgatggaattatgaacatagAAAAGTACAGTTAGATTttaatccaccatgcaataccatctggaaagcatctgattggcagctgCTTCATTTAGACACCGCCAATGCAGGAAAAACACACCTGGACAGAAACACTGTAAGGATTGGCCTCatcagagcccggacctcagtGTTGGTGaactgtgggatcatcttgacagagaaaagaacaaaatacagcaacatccaaagaagcgctttgaatgtcctttaagaagcctggagaactgttcctgaagactacttacaGAAAGCAGAGAACGCTGCCTcggagagttcaggctgtgatgGAGAatgaaggtggtcacaccaaatattggtgTTCAAGCTCGCTAGAATTCTGCAAACTGTTGTTGCCTTATATacttatatatgtgtgtttgcacttatttcccatcttcatagtaaaatataaagaaataaggagtggttcaagacttttgcacagtactgtatatacatttatgaatttcagattataaaaattattttaaaagggtCAGACAAATCCCTTCCTGCCTGGACCACAGCCATGTGGTCCTGGCaccctaaaaaataaatatttttaaaatgacaaagcTATCAGCTGTTTGGGTTGATGATGAGGCAATGACCCTCCTCACATTAacgagcttcagagaaacaaagagcaaAAACTCTAAAAGGACtaatcaaaagaaaaatttgTTTGTTTAGAGCAGGAAacctcattttattatttattataccTCATCTTATATATCTTTGTAACATCTGTCGCTCAATAATCAATACTCCTCATTCATGTTAAAGGCCCACAGTGCTGCACAGGAGCAGGAGGTTCACAGAAGGAACCAGAACTCTGCTGCAATAAATCTGATAAATATTGAACAACTTTATTGATCCACAAGTTTTAACACTGAACAAAATAAAGGTTGGAGCAGCTGGTTACCGTGGCAATGGAAATAGGAAGCAAAAACATCATCCACCATTTTTACTGGTGAGATATTTAACCCTAATGATGTCACTGACATGACTCCAACCCCAGGCGCTGACGATGACTCTTGTTTTCCATGTCAGCCATCTTTATTTCTGCACTGAGCTTTCCCGTTTCCACTCAGAGGAAGGAGCAGCGTCGGTGTGTGATGTCACAGAATGTCCAAACACTTCCtggtttcacttcctgtctttaAAATGTCTGTTTGACTCAAACAGGAGACGAAGAGAATGAACCGTCCCCTTGTCATGTTTTAAATGAAGTTCAGTTTGGAAACAGTTTCTGCAGTCCTAGTTAAACACCAATACAGTCCAGGTCTCCTAGATGGACTCGATCTGGCGGCGGACCTTCTCGGAGGCAAGGCGGTCAAGCCGCCGCTGACGGACCACAACGAGGATGGCGAAGAAGGCCATCAGAGCCAACATGGCCGCCTCGAACTTCCAGAACAGATGCTCCTCCATGAGAGTGGAGCGGCaactgaggaggaagaggagaataATATAACTTCATCTGaatgtcacttcctgtatgcTGACTGAGTGGATTATTGACTATTAATCAGTGACTGAAGTGCACGCTCATCAGCCACCCACAAAGGGTTAAAAATGTTCTGATCTGAGGTGAAAGTCGCTCATGAACCACAGTTTTATGAATCCATGCCCACCCTGTTATAATACTGCTGTGTGAGACGATGATGTCATTAATATACTCTAAAAAGCTGGCCGGCGTTTCTACTACTGTGTGTACTGTGTGTACATACtatagtttaacattttaataatatcaacacttagcaataaatcagggggaaaaaatagatatatgtcaattaaatattttgcagtattttatgttttcGGCCCCGGGTGTGAAGCGTCCTCACTTGTTTACCCTTGAGGAGGTTGTATAACTTTGCCAAAGGAGACTTGTTTTGCCTGTGTTAGTGGCTGTTTCTGGAACCCTGACCCTTTGAAGTGGAGCTCGAATAAACTGCAGGTGCCACATGTCTGTTCATTGATCAGCTGAACCAGGACCTGGTCTCAGAGGCTGAACTCACCTCTTGTACTCCTCTTTGCTGGACCGGCTGCAGTTCACTCGCTCCACATATCCCGTCTGTCTGCAAGCTAACTGCGacttctgaaacacacacacacacacacacacacacacacacacacacacacacacacacacacacacacagtttcagagaACAGAGAAATTTGAGCTGTGTTTATGGTAAAtggcgctttatacaacatgcctcagtcacccattcatacaagcacttttttctatgcctCAGTGCTTTATTCTGCTTTTTCTGTATATAAGATAtagttatttatatattttttcttccgtTATTAATTTCTTGttatctcttatttttttttattgttagattttcatttattttttactattcCTATTTATAGTGCCATTCCTATATAGTCTTTAGCATCATCTCTATTTCTGTAAATTGCTTAAAATACCCTGCTGCTCGGCAAGTTAATTTCCCCCTAGTAGGATCAATAAGGCTGGCTGACGGTTTGTCTTTCTATCGAACCACCAagcttctgattagtagatggcctgctctacctccttaCCTTCAGCCATTTATGTATTGAAAGTTGTATTTTTAAAGTGATGAAACACTCGGATGGAGGTTAGTTGACATCACCTGAAGTGATGTCAACTAAAGTAATTTCACTTGATtttattctcctctgacatttaCTTTTATCCTCTGTGTTTTAATTCACCTCAATGTAACCCTTAAATAAATCATGTGACCATATCTGAGATGCCTTCACTGTTTGATGgccagatcagctgatctctgagTCATGGTGCTCTGAGCGTGGACGCTGAAGTTACTCACGGCATTGAAGTCGTTGCAGCGCACACACTCCTCCGTCACCACAAACTCCTCCAGCAGCCAGCAGGGGACGACCTCGGGCTTCACTTCtgccacaacaacaaaaacatgttaCTGACTGTTTGTACTTCCTGTGTGTAGCTGGAGGTGACCAATCCAAACAGGAAACCTGATTTGTTCTGTGTGAAGTGAACTTTCTGCAGTTGGATTAAAATGGATGAACAGCTCTGACCTGTCctctgacatcacttcctgtttccacaCTTGTCTGATCCCATCTTACAAGTTGGCttctgctgctggtgctgtaaCTTACTCTcctctctgtatttttgttcttttttttaaaggaaacctTACAGTGAGGACACACCTCATGCTGTTAATAGGGACAAATCTTTGAACAGAGCTAAACTGATGAGCCTGTCAGCGCCACTGCAAATATATTTACAGCAGCACTAAACCAACAGTTACACGTTACtataaattagaaaaatataacTAGTAAAAATTTAAGATTCTATTTTATTCCTGGAATCTGccgtgaatttttttttctgtgaggtGGCGtgctggttagcactgttgcctcacagctagaaggtctgggttcgaatccaccttggcccgggcctgtctgtgtgggctttgcacgttctccccatgtttgcttGGTTATTCTCAGAGCTAAACTCCCACATATgcagttaactggtgattctaaattgcccacagacatgagtgtgaatgcttgtctgtctctctgtgttagccctgcaataggctggcaacctgtgcagggtgtaccctgcctctcgccctatgacagctgggataggcccccgcgactctgaacaggataagaggatggatcGATGTTACATTTAGTTTTCATCCAgggcttttactgtgaaaggGGCAGGAAAAAAACCACAGTGTTTCAGGATAATAATACAGGAAAATGCTggaaagaatatataaaaaataaaaatgaaaatcaggcAGTCAGAAGTGAGAAGAGTTTTACTccatatatttttacacaaatatctgttcTTTCTACCCttcacattttcaaagcaggctcgttactttaggtttaacacgtctgaAGGAAGTTTTCATTTCCGGTCACTgaaccttcaaacatcaaactgatctgagccaaaatggaggaacaataacataTTAAAGGACAACTGTACTGGTGTATCCATCACCAGGGCTTACTGCATAAGAACAGATGAAAAAGGCAAAACCAtacaatttttgtcaatttatAGCGCTGTACCCaagggttaaagtgggctggaACAATCCAGAAcatcagcatctagctagcgctACAAATGAATGGACAGGAGAGGTAGAAGAGAGGCGAGATATAAAGGtatgactgctcagtgacatctgataacCTGGACATTTAAagttcacattttaaaatctgatattggatctgtatacGATGTGAAGTTGTgtcttgcaaaacaaactgaggtaggcaaactttgtgttattcaaaggttccatgaaaatactgcatttcagtgcaggataaacaggtcagcttgctgtactgtggtaAGCTTACAGTAAAGCTTTGTggtggactggtgcacagcagctgtgctgtTCATACTCATAGTTGGGTTAAATTGattgtagcagagatgagtctgaatttgAGTTGATGATACTtcgattcattcactgaatttcaCCTTTATACTAACAGCATGCTGTCAGTTTAAAGACAGAATAAACAgcatactgtcagtgtaggggatggaaatcagctaagatagcTCTGAAAGACTGGGTTGCATCTTGATGAATTCATTTGTGTAAATCCACagagagcagtaaacctcagaggagcagcagctgatcacagccggcacacaaagaaaatctaatggagctcacaatagaaattattgtgagttgtgattcttttctccacactgagccactacaactgatcttaaggttcccccacctgctgaatcccgcTTTAACCCCGGACTGTACTCATGTTTCTGTTTAGGTGATGAAGCTGAGTCATCCTCTACAATGTAGGTAACAGCAAATGGagcttttaaaaatctttttctaTGCTCATGTTCTACATAACAGTGTCCAAGTTGAGTACATTCATTAAATTACAATTtagatttaaataaagtttgcattctcatgtactaatattgttttattattgcatTAATATAGTACAAGGTTTGGTTAGCTTTGCACAAGAACAGCTGGCAGAAACGTCCTCAAAAGacctacttttactttcttactttgagtacatttcagagcctgtactttttcacttttacttgagtaaagaagtagAATCAGTAATTCAGTTTTTACcacagtattttttaacacaagtatctataatactactattactactgctgctgctactaCTTAAGTACAGTGCATGTGAGGTATTAGAGGCTTGTTTACCTCCTGTGGGTAACAGGTGTTTGACACGTACCTGTATCTGTTCCTGTAGATTTCTCCTCGCTTAGCAGCGCCGCGCCAAACaccctgaaacacaaaaacacggTTAAAGGTCATGAGATTTTACCGCAGTGCTGCCTGCACGTTTGAATGCCCTGTGACTGACCTAAGCGACACAAGGCCCCAGAACAGAGCATGCAGCATGAGGACGCGAGGGCGGCAGCAGGCGACGGGGATCCGACAGTCGCCCTCCATCAGTGTGCTGCCCCAGGACCGCAACGCCGACGCCACACTGACCGCCTCCTGACCGGTTATAGATCAGTTATTGATTCGTGGCCGTGTGCAGTGAGTCTGAGCTGCTGTCAGTCTTTCACCATGATGCTCGCACTGATCAAAGGTTTAAGGCTCCACGCTCCTGagagctgaaaaataaatgatcagTCACTTATTAATCGATAATCACAGCCCAAACAAAGTGCAGATGATTAATGTTCGTTTTGTTTCTTATAAAAATCGCACAGGcagatttattattaataattaaacaaCAAACGTGAATAATACAGTAGTGATCGGCAGATTCATCAACACAGAAACTGACCAACAATTTCTGGTTCTGTTTCACTGATCGATCAGCTGATTATCATCGATAATCCTGTAACTATAAACAAAGCGCTGGttgtgtgttattattattgatcaGCTGACTGAGCTCTGCTAATGCTAATACGTGCTAACATGTTAACATTAGCATTAGCTCCACTAACCGTGATCCCCTGAAACAGCCGCCATGTTGGACTCAAGAAGAGCGGAACCTGAACAAAACGATCAGAACCACTAAGAATACGACCCCGCCGGTACCGAAAGCGAAGAAAGCGGAGAATGACCGCGAAGCAGCTGAAATCCACCGACTGTTGTTAGCGAACCTGCGCGCGGACTATACCGACAGGTTAACCATGAAACACCCAGGTAGCACTTCCGCCACGGCGTCTTCACAATATATGCGCCACCCATTAAGGGTCTCGGGAAAAGCGGctgtttatatttatacattgtttatatACCTACACATCGAGTAAAActgctattaaaaacacatatgTAATTACACTTACCTGGCCTCCTGATGAGTATGGCTGTAGATTTCGAattattagatttaaaaatgcagaaacacattttcaaagtTGAGCGCTCGGTTTTTAATATAGTTTATGgattattaaaattataatCAAACGTCATTTTAACTGATCATAAAGTCTGTCTAGGTTTCCTTGAACGTTTATTTTGAAGGCCACAGCGCAGGCGGAGTCTCATCCTGTTGTGCTGGAAACGTAAACGTTGGCTGGACTGGACGTCATCACTCCAGACATAGCCATTTACGTACATAGCATTGAGTGGGtcggcccgttgctgtgatattATCAGCGTgtctgccatattggatgtggctatggaagcttgtttccgctgctaaaattaaaaaaaatcgtCAAAAAattttctcgaaatttcgagttaataactcgaaataactcgaaattttgagttacgggtggcgattttttttttttttttagtggcggaaacGAGCTTCCATATTAGGGTGCAGGCATTAAACCAGGCGTGTGTATTTTTACAGCTACCGATGATCGTAACGCGGTTcctgtgatgataaatgtctacaataaccagatcctgacatgtagatataacatctgaatttaaaaaaataataatattcagcgttttttttttattaaactgagTCAGAGACAGGAAAGCGACATGACGCCTAACTTTCGTCTCTTGCTACGGATCTTCTGATCCTAAActgtacacacagaaacacttaAAGTATGAATCCACAGAAAAAATTCTCCCTTAAcaccaaacatttaaataaacacattttaaatattttctacaGGAAAGGATTCACGTGATTCcacacagacagcagctgaCGTCTGGAGTCATAGACATTatgtccatatatatatatatatatatatatatatacatacatacatacatacttaCATACAATGAATTCCATGGTGAAACAGCCACCAGCCAATGACAAAGTCAAGCTTACTTAACTAAATTACCTCAAACTAATTACTCTGATTGTTGTGCTTGGCTAGTTTTTTTGATACTATGTAGGTTTCCCAAAGATAAAGGGCTGTGAAAGCAGTGGAAAGCAGCTCTCAGAAGGAAAGCAGTTCCTCTAGCCATCGTCCATGCTCTGCAGTGAGCATTTCAGACCTGAGGACTTTAACAGAGGAGGTCAGTCAGGATCACAGATGGAGCTGTTCCTTCAGGCCTCTGTTTCCCAGCTCATCTTCAAAGGGCAGGTTTATCACAAGGCTGCAAACATAAGTCAGTGCCACACTCTGCTGAAAATATTATTTACTTTCTGAATGTGAAGGAATCAATTTTATATTACATTGTCAGATAATGTCAATATTTTACCCAAAAATTTAGGCCGTGGCTAACAGGACATCTATAGTATGCTGTGATTTGTTGCCAGCAGAGGAGACAGTGGGCCACCTTTTATGAAAGGAGAAAAGAGAACTCCATCCCATAACTCATAGCAACACACCATCAGAATGTCACACTGCTGGAATGACATCTGATTCCTGTCAAATTGCTGCCGTGCATGAAGAACAGGTTTATAAACTCCAGATTATGAGCTATATAAACTGATCAAAGTATGTTTACAGGTTCACTGTAGTTCACTTTGCATCAGTAATGTCTGTTGTATAGCAACCTTTAGGATTATCATATATGAATTTTTGCTTTGGGTCAGTTGGAATAAGAGATGAATGGAGGggattttactttgttttactattttttctcatttatctGACCACCTTAAAACACAGTAAGAACACAGTGTGTGGAGTAAtttgtaatttccccattgtgggatcaataaagtatcatcaatCAAGACGTAAGCCATCTTCTGGATGCTGCAGTTTCAGCAGCGCAGGAGTTTCACTGTGACCACCACACGTCTCGTTTTCTTCTTTATAAATTCTCCTTCACACTCTTCTCATATTTTCCACCAAGGCCAAGGGAAAGTGGTCAGGAAACGAggcatttttataaaaaaaatattcaaagtaCCTTCAAATTTAACCTTGACTGACTGTTAAAGATGCTTCAGTCTGCACTGCACTGAGCGTGTGTagatcagtctgtgtgtgaatttgttttCTGGGTCTCAGCTTTAGTTTTCAGATTTTCATCTCTCTGTCATTCTGTTTCTGACTgactaataaagtttaaaagaaGTTGCCACTAACAACTGAAATAGACCACagctttgtgttaaaaaattgaaaacatctgaacaaaaaaaaaagaaacagaaacatcaaaaaacTTTTTTACAGAAAACTTTCTCATATTTATTAAAAGCTTTGTCACTTAGAGGCTGTGGACGAAGAAATGTGAACACCTGGAACCCCGCGGGCACTGGCACACCTGACCTGAATGACTTGTCTGACTCCGCCCCCAACAGAACTTCTCCAGgttacactgaaaataaatcagAGCACACTTAGGtgtggtgcttttattttgaaaggacaCAATGGGCTCTTTCCTTAGGTATCAGATTGTTTTTACCAGGATGGTGATTCTGCGTCTCCTCAGACGCCGACAAAGTCCAGGAAGTCGTCTGgagatgtttttcttctctggTGAGGTGATGTTTGAAGCTTCTACCTGAAAGATGGCAAACAGCTCAAAGGTGACTTATTCTGCTCTATGTTTCTAGCTTTTATTCTGAGCCACTGCCAGAGTAGTTTGACAAAAATAACCTTAGTGCAGCCCTTGTTTTAGCCCCTCCCCCgccaatccaatccaactttatttataaagcacatttaaaaacaacagaggtgaccaaagtgctgtacataaaataGGAGAGTTCACAATgagaatataataaaaaataaaataaaaatccactttatacacacacacacacacacacacacacacacacacacacacacacacacacacacacacaagtgtaaattagcagaaaagcaaaaaacagccAAATTATACATACAGTTCTCACTCTGGGTTAAAAGCAAGAGTAAAAGTAAAGACAACTTTCTCCTGATTGGAGAACTTCAGAAAGCCTGCAGAGGGGCTGCCAATTGGTGTATGATTTTatgagatgaccatataaggaaATGCGCTTATGTCAACATGCATTTAAAGATTacaaatatctggattaaaatgataattttactccctacattattatacaaatatctgtactttctagtCTATTCTACTATTTTGAAGACAGTCTccttactttaggtttaacacatatGAGGGACGTTCATATCTCCCGTCACTGAACCTTTATATGTTAAAGCactctgagcctaaatggaggaacaataagACATCAAAGGCAATCCTGTTGGAGTATGCATCACCGGGGCTTAATCCATACAGAGAGATAAAAGAggcaaaaaacataatttatgtATGATATCTAGCTCTGTACTCAGAGGTTAAAATGAGCTGGAATGTCAGCATGTAACTAAAActacagtttgtcacacagtgtgtctgcgagctgaaggtccagctgctgtagttcccagaatgagagagaagttcactcagagatggagaaagatggaagaaagaggagaggaagcagagaggttagattcaaaggtaaggactgctcagggacgtctgataaactggaaatttaaagcatttttaaatcagatactGGATCTGTGTATGATGTGAAGCTATGCTTTTTATATTGTGAATAACTGTGTTATTCAGTGGT is a window encoding:
- the jtb gene encoding protein JTB; translated protein: MEGDCRIPVACCRPRVLMLHALFWGLVSLRVFGAALLSEEKSTGTDTEVKPEVVPCWLLEEFVVTEECVRCNDFNAKSQLACRQTGYVERVNCSRSSKEEYKSCRSTLMEEHLFWKFEAAMLALMAFFAILVVVRQRRLDRLASEKVRRQIESI